Proteins encoded together in one Candidatus Jidaibacter acanthamoeba window:
- a CDS encoding histidine phosphatase family protein, giving the protein MQIIETLKYIDKDLPTIFIIRHAERFYKDSPEHDFFCYLTEQGKQQSLLLGKYIKENLGNITKVSSSIVERCIETGVKVIEGNDSKIGVNKVEYLTKAFVYDPQNAMIEFPQYTVKELVKMHLAENMISCMRKRDEGIKMLLSPIIQDLLDLDNRSLYVTHDYLLGMLYAMLVDLPIDKVEEEWFSYLDGVCLQKTNESKFILYRKESAIDITENLSKFEIKF; this is encoded by the coding sequence ATGCAGATAATTGAAACTTTAAAATATATAGATAAGGATTTACCGACAATTTTTATTATTAGACATGCGGAAAGATTTTACAAAGACTCCCCTGAGCATGACTTTTTTTGTTACTTAACCGAACAAGGCAAGCAGCAATCTCTACTATTGGGTAAGTATATCAAAGAAAATCTCGGTAATATTACTAAAGTTTCGAGCAGTATTGTTGAAAGATGCATTGAAACAGGAGTTAAAGTAATAGAAGGGAACGACAGCAAGATAGGTGTTAATAAGGTTGAATACCTAACCAAGGCTTTTGTTTATGACCCACAAAATGCCATGATTGAGTTTCCACAGTATACAGTCAAGGAGCTGGTTAAAATGCATTTAGCCGAGAATATGATCAGTTGTATGCGAAAGCGGGATGAAGGGATTAAAATGTTACTTTCCCCTATAATTCAGGATTTACTGGATTTAGATAACAGATCCTTATATGTAACTCATGATTATTTACTAGGCATGTTATATGCTATGTTAGTCGATTTGCCTATTGATAAAGTCGAGGAGGAATGGTTTAGCTATCTGGACGGCGTGTGTTTGCAAAAAACCAATGAAAGTAAGTTTATACTTTATCGAAAAGAAAGCGCTATAGATATTACTGAAAACCTATCCAAGTT